A genomic segment from Maniola jurtina chromosome 9, ilManJurt1.1, whole genome shotgun sequence encodes:
- the LOC123868264 gene encoding transcription initiation factor IIA subunit 1: MTMSQLSVMKLYNTVVDDVIAGVRDCFLDDGVDEQVLQELKQLWKTKLTASGAMDPPRADSPALPPPPTVLQNFAKANGSNIMPKRAQDMMAQGSGHSSVEHSAPSSNIANAHPHQILDPNNKVPVQLTLPAQPGVPGSQPRSFTIQIPASALNGNKLHQVLTGPIINATISLPQPLAATLLQQHINSALAGQQNEFDGGGGGRSGAAPFSLDGALDSSDDEGSNNGDGSEDGGGDDDEDEESAEERAEEEEEERDESGGAEEEPLNSGDDVSDEEPGDMFDTDNVVVCQYDKITRSRNKWKFYLKDGIMNLAGKDFVFQKANGDAEW; the protein is encoded by the coding sequence ATGACTATGAGTCAGTTGTCTGTTATGAAACTTTACAACACAGTGGTGGATGATGTGATAGCAGGAGTGCGGGATTGCTTTTTGGACGATGGTGTTGATGAACAAGTGTTGCAAGAGTTGAAACAGTTGTGGAAAACAAAGTTGACGGCGAGCGGGGCTATGGACCCACCGCGGGCGGATTCCCCAGCGCTGCCACCGCCGCCAACCGTTTTACAAAACTTTGCTAAAGCTAACGGTAGCAACATTATGCCTAAAAGAGCTCAGGACATGATGGCACAAGGTTCCGGTCACTCGAGCGTGGAGCACAGTGCTCCCTCGTCCAACATAGCTAATGCTCATCCTCATCAAATCCTCGACCCTAACAACAAAGTGCCTGTACAGCTAACACTACCCGCACAACCTGGAGTGCCAGGCTCACAGCCGCGTTCTTTTACAATACAGATCCCCGCCTCTGCTCTCAATGGAAACAAGCTGCACCAAGTGCTAACAGGACCCATAATTAATGCAACCATAAGTTTACCACAACCTTTAGCAGCAACTCTATTACAGCAACACATTAACTCTGCATTAGCAGGTCAACAGAATGAGTTTGATGGTGGTGGAGGTGGCCGAAGTGGTGCAGCACCATTTTCTCTCGATGGTGCTTTAGATTCATCCGACGATGAAGGTTCAAATAATGGTGATGGGTCAGAGGATGGTGGAGGCGATGACGACGAGGATGAGGAGTCGGCAGAAGAGCGGGCGGAAGAGGAAGAGGAGGAAAGAGATGAGAGTGGGGGTGCGGAGGAGGAGCCCCTCAATTCTGGCGATGATGTGTCTGATGAGGAACCTGGTGACATGTTTGACACTGACAATGTTGTTGTTTGTCAATATGACAAGATCACACGTAGTCGTAATAAGTGGAAGTTCTACCTAAAAGATGGTATAATGAATTTAGCTGGCAAGGATTTTGTTTTTCAGAAAGCCAATGGTGATGCGGAGTGGTGA